From Leptidea sinapis chromosome 3, ilLepSina1.1, whole genome shotgun sequence, a single genomic window includes:
- the LOC126978939 gene encoding uncharacterized protein LOC126978939 — MGNLPSQRVTVDLPFRSVGIDFAGPLLVLNKKERGGKTTKLNYLCIFICLRYKCVHLEAVSDLSKDSFILTLRRFISRRGRPAEIFSDNGRNFVGAAKEISNFLKLNRKSILDFSNEEEIKFVFTPSYASHFGGIWEAGVKSAKLHMRRVMGNTHLTFEELSTLFAQVEAVLNNRPLYPMSTDPNDLLFLTPGHFLLGRPLTALPSPSLEDCKASQLKRYQRIEQIQQHFWRRWQKEYLSELQQRSKWRTNDSSLNVGDLVLLKENNLPPLWWRMGRIIKLFPGPDGVSRVADVQTTHGCYRKFRRLCPLLAAEELIES, encoded by the coding sequence ATGGGGAATTTGCCATCACAGCGCGTTACGGTGGATTTGCCATTTCGTAGTGTAGGAATAGATTTTGCTGGACCTTTGCTTGTCTTAAATAAGAAAGAGCGCGGAGGTAAGACTACTAAATTAAactatttgtgtatttttatttgcttaAGATACAAATGTGTCCATTTGGAGGCTGTCAGTGATCTCTCGAAGGACTCCTTCATCCTTACTTTACGTAGATTCATATCTCGCCGGGGTAGGCCTGCAGAAATATTTAGCGATAATGGTCGCAACTTCGTAGGAGCAGCTAAGGAAATAAGTAACTTCTTAAAACTTAATCGCAAGTCAATTCTAGATTTTTCCAATGAAGAAGAAATTAAGTTTGTCTTCACTCCTTCGTACGCTTCCCACTTTGGTGGCATTTGGGAGGCCGGGGTCAAGTCGGCAAAACTTCACATGAGACGTGTGATGGGCAACACACATTTAACTTTCGAGGAATTATCCACATTGTTTGCACAAGTGGAGGCCGTTTTAAATAATCGCCCACTTTATCCTATGTCCACCGACCCAAATGACCTTCTTTTCCTTACCCCAGGGCACTTCCTGCTTGGACGGCCGCTGACTGCTTTACCTTCACCGAGCTTAGAAGATTGCAAGGCCTCTCAATTGAAGCGATATCAGCGGATAGAACAAATCCAGCAGCATTTTTGGCGTAGATGGCAGAAGGAGTATTTGTCCGAACTCCAACAAAGATCAAAATGGAGGACTAATGACTCTTCCCTGAACGTTGGTGATCTAGTACTGCTAAAGGAGAACAACCTGCCACCACTATGGTGGCGTATGGGCCGCATCATCAAACTCTTTCCTGGCCCTGATGGTGTAAGCCGTGTAGCTGACGTTCAAACTACCCATGGATGTTACCGGAAGTTCAGACGACTATGCCCCTTACTAGCCGCGGAGGAACTCATTGAGAGTTAA